A genomic segment from Blastococcus sp. PRF04-17 encodes:
- a CDS encoding zinc-dependent alcohol dehydrogenase family protein, with the protein MRALVFESFGGPLEVREVPEPDPRPGGVVVRVGASGICRSDWHGWQGHDPDVVLPHVPGHELAGTVAAVGDGVTRWSVGDRVTVPFVNACGRCAQCATGDHQVCARQTQPGFTHWGSLAELVALDAADVNLVAVAAELDLATAAALGCRYATAFRAVAQVGRVRTGEWVAVHGCGGVGLSAVQIAVAAGARVVAVDVSPAALDLAGELGAEHLVAGDGDVPAAVAELTGGGAHLSLDALGAPATCGNSVRSLRPRGRHVQVGLLPPSVGRPQLPMERVIALELEVLGSHGMAAHAYPELLGLIAAGRLDPRRLVTRELGLDEAGAALAEVGRQPGIAVVTSF; encoded by the coding sequence GTGCGCGCGCTGGTCTTCGAATCCTTCGGCGGTCCTCTCGAGGTGCGGGAGGTGCCCGAGCCGGATCCACGGCCCGGTGGGGTCGTCGTCCGCGTCGGCGCCAGCGGGATCTGCCGCAGCGACTGGCACGGCTGGCAGGGCCACGATCCCGACGTCGTCCTGCCGCACGTGCCCGGGCACGAGCTGGCCGGCACGGTGGCAGCGGTCGGCGACGGGGTGACCCGGTGGTCGGTGGGGGACCGGGTGACGGTCCCGTTCGTGAACGCCTGCGGCCGGTGCGCGCAGTGCGCGACCGGCGACCACCAGGTGTGCGCGCGGCAGACGCAGCCGGGCTTCACGCACTGGGGCTCGCTGGCCGAACTCGTCGCCCTCGACGCCGCCGACGTCAACCTCGTCGCCGTCGCGGCGGAGCTCGACCTCGCCACCGCGGCCGCGCTCGGTTGCCGGTACGCCACGGCCTTCCGGGCCGTCGCCCAGGTCGGGCGGGTGCGGACCGGCGAGTGGGTGGCGGTGCACGGCTGTGGCGGCGTGGGGCTCTCCGCCGTCCAGATCGCCGTGGCCGCGGGCGCCCGGGTGGTCGCCGTCGACGTGTCGCCGGCGGCGCTGGATCTGGCCGGGGAGCTCGGCGCCGAGCACCTCGTGGCCGGGGACGGCGACGTTCCGGCCGCCGTCGCCGAGCTCACCGGCGGCGGTGCGCACCTCTCGCTGGACGCCCTCGGGGCCCCGGCCACGTGCGGCAACTCCGTCCGGAGCCTGCGCCCCCGCGGCCGGCACGTGCAGGTCGGCCTGCTCCCGCCGTCGGTCGGCCGGCCGCAGCTGCCCATGGAGCGGGTGATCGCGCTCGAGCTCGAGGTCCTGGGCAGCCATGGCATGGCCGCGCACGCCTATCCCGAGCTGCTGGGCCTGATCGCGGCCGGCCGGCTGGACCCGCGTCGCCTCGTGACGCGGGAACTTGGCCTCGACGAGGCCGGCGCCGCGCTGGCCGAGGTGGGCCGGCAGCCAGGCATCGCCGTCGTCACGTCGTTCTGA
- a CDS encoding mechanosensitive ion channel family protein, with the protein MDALIELRDWLSGRGLEVVLIVIGAVLLARFVSWVASKITDRIDSQATGGDALVRSEAAKHRHSLIQVLSWAAIVLIWSVASFFVLDRLGVPITGLVAPTAALGVGLGFGAQRIVGDVLAGFFIITERQYGFGDVVAISVTGAGEPATGTIEDVTLRVTRMRSSNGEVITIPNGAIAKVVNLSRDWARAVVDVPVPTSVDVNRVNEVLREVGREAFRDPGLRPLLLDPPSVMGVESLDLDQVNVRMVARTLPGKQFEVGRDLRARVVLAFRDQGMSVPPPTTVEAPAGDVQLAREGER; encoded by the coding sequence ATGGACGCGCTGATCGAGCTGCGGGACTGGCTGTCGGGACGCGGCCTGGAAGTCGTCCTCATCGTCATCGGAGCGGTCTTGCTCGCCCGGTTCGTCTCGTGGGTGGCGTCGAAGATCACCGACCGGATCGACAGCCAGGCCACCGGCGGCGACGCCCTCGTTCGCTCGGAGGCGGCGAAGCACCGTCACTCCCTGATCCAGGTGCTGAGCTGGGCGGCGATCGTGCTGATCTGGTCGGTCGCGAGCTTCTTCGTGCTGGACCGGCTCGGGGTGCCGATCACCGGGCTGGTGGCCCCGACGGCCGCCCTCGGCGTCGGACTGGGCTTCGGCGCGCAGCGGATCGTCGGAGACGTCCTGGCCGGCTTCTTCATCATCACCGAACGGCAGTACGGCTTCGGCGACGTCGTCGCGATCAGCGTGACGGGGGCGGGGGAGCCGGCGACCGGCACCATCGAGGACGTCACGCTCCGCGTCACCCGGATGCGCTCGTCGAACGGCGAGGTCATCACGATCCCCAACGGGGCGATCGCCAAGGTGGTCAACCTGTCCCGCGACTGGGCGCGCGCCGTCGTCGACGTCCCGGTGCCGACCAGCGTCGACGTCAACCGGGTCAACGAGGTCCTCCGCGAGGTGGGACGGGAGGCCTTCCGCGACCCCGGACTGCGGCCGCTGCTCCTCGACCCGCCCAGCGTCATGGGCGTCGAGAGCCTCGACCTCGACCAGGTCAACGTGCGCATGGTCGCGCGGACGTTGCCGGGCAAGCAGTTCGAGGTGGGCCGTGACCTGCGCGCCCGCGTCGTCCTGGCGTTCCGCGACCAGGGCATGAGCGTGCCTCCTCCCACCACGGTCGAGGCCCCGGCCGGCGACGTCCAGCTGGCCCGGGAGGGGGAGCGATGA
- a CDS encoding acyl-CoA thioesterase domain-containing protein, with amino-acid sequence MANADPDGRVRHDRPAAPGSRRPEQSRPEDAAFFTEEVAYHRALEWRFATGSFNSPGPASAWTRPRCQLVAGEPMTPLQHLLVMTDAASGISAALDWSRATFANVDLLVSLQRPPRGDWLGMDARTVLGGTGAAQCTAVLFDGEGAVGRSAQSLFVEPR; translated from the coding sequence CTGGCGAATGCGGACCCGGACGGACGGGTCCGCCACGACCGACCTGCCGCACCCGGCAGCCGCCGCCCGGAGCAGAGCCGGCCCGAGGACGCCGCCTTCTTCACCGAGGAGGTCGCCTACCACCGGGCCCTGGAGTGGCGGTTCGCCACCGGCAGCTTCAATTCCCCCGGCCCGGCGTCGGCCTGGACGCGACCGCGGTGCCAGCTCGTGGCCGGCGAGCCCATGACGCCGCTGCAGCACCTGCTGGTGATGACCGACGCGGCCAGCGGCATCTCGGCCGCGCTGGACTGGAGCCGCGCCACCTTCGCCAACGTCGACCTGCTCGTCTCGCTGCAGCGCCCGCCCCGGGGCGACTGGCTGGGCATGGACGCGCGCACGGTCCTCGGCGGCACGGGCGCGGCGCAGTGCACCGCCGTCCTGTTCGACGGCGAGGGCGCCGTCGGCCGGTCGGCCCAGTCGCTGTTCGTGGAGCCCCGCTGA
- a CDS encoding EamA family transporter — translation MPRVARPPIGYALTLAAAAFFAVNGTVSTLALQAGIAPTRLTALRCTGAALGLLLVLAVIAPGRLRITWREVPSLAVFGVVGVALTQFLYYVAIGRMPVGIALVFEMTAPVFIALYVWLVRREEVRSRLWLALLLSLSGLVLVAEVWQDGGSLDLVGVLAALVAAVCLATYYLMGERATVTRDPVTLTCWSFVAAAAFWAVAAPWWQFDTGQLGERVPISVGSVELPLWLLVAWIVVLGAMVPFWLSIAALRHLPPTTAGLVATIEPVFASVVAWLWLEQVLSAWQVAAAPSS, via the coding sequence GTGCCCCGCGTCGCCCGCCCCCCGATCGGCTACGCGCTGACGCTGGCCGCCGCCGCGTTCTTCGCGGTCAACGGCACCGTCTCCACGCTGGCCCTGCAGGCCGGCATCGCGCCGACGCGGCTGACCGCGCTGCGCTGCACCGGCGCCGCGCTGGGCCTGCTGCTGGTGCTGGCCGTCATCGCGCCCGGGCGGCTGCGGATCACCTGGCGGGAGGTGCCGTCCCTCGCCGTCTTCGGCGTGGTCGGCGTCGCGCTCACCCAGTTCCTCTACTACGTGGCGATCGGCCGGATGCCGGTCGGGATCGCGCTGGTCTTCGAGATGACCGCGCCGGTCTTCATCGCCTTGTACGTGTGGCTGGTGCGCCGCGAGGAGGTGCGCAGCCGGCTCTGGCTCGCCCTCCTGCTCTCGCTGTCGGGGCTGGTGCTGGTCGCCGAGGTCTGGCAGGACGGCGGTTCGCTCGACCTGGTCGGCGTGCTCGCCGCGCTCGTGGCGGCGGTGTGCCTGGCGACCTACTACCTGATGGGTGAGCGGGCGACGGTGACCCGCGACCCGGTGACGCTCACCTGCTGGAGCTTCGTCGCCGCTGCCGCCTTCTGGGCCGTTGCCGCGCCCTGGTGGCAGTTCGACACCGGGCAGCTGGGCGAGCGGGTGCCGATCTCCGTCGGCTCGGTGGAGCTGCCGCTCTGGCTGCTCGTCGCGTGGATCGTCGTCCTCGGGGCGATGGTGCCCTTCTGGCTGTCGATCGCCGCGTTGCGTCACCTGCCGCCGACCACCGCGGGGCTGGTCGCGACGATCGAGCCGGTGTTCGCGTCGGTCGTGGCGTGGCTGTGGCTCGAGCAGGTGCTCTCGGCCTGGCAGGTGGCGGCGGCGCCGTCGTCCTGA
- a CDS encoding ABC transporter substrate-binding protein, with amino-acid sequence MHRTARRLLGGLLAVGLTVGVSACATDDTATETAADTGWEFTDDLGITVELDEVPTRIAGLNDLTASLWNYGIEPVATFGQTSAEDDVAFEGRDLSDVAIVGSAYGEIDLEALAAAAPDLIVTTIYPADSSGEIAEDAAGYGFNDLAQQEQVAEIAPIVTIAYRGSAADVIERVVDLAASLGVDTEDGEVAEARADFEAASEELAAAAESGVSVLPVFATQADGWWMAKAADDPQLKLYQDLGVTFVDPGGDGYFWHSVGWEEVPNHPSDVLLYSLRFSMTPEEIAAQPTAALLPAVEAGQLYPWKYIGPDYVAQAAYMEELAGYLGEAQKVS; translated from the coding sequence TTGCACCGCACCGCTCGCCGCCTGCTCGGCGGCCTCCTGGCCGTGGGCCTGACCGTCGGGGTCAGCGCCTGCGCCACGGACGACACCGCCACCGAGACCGCCGCCGACACGGGCTGGGAGTTCACCGACGACCTGGGCATCACCGTCGAGCTGGACGAGGTGCCCACGCGCATCGCCGGGCTCAACGACCTGACCGCCTCCCTCTGGAACTACGGGATCGAGCCGGTGGCGACCTTCGGCCAGACCTCGGCCGAGGACGACGTCGCCTTCGAGGGCAGGGACCTCTCGGACGTCGCGATCGTCGGCTCGGCGTACGGCGAGATCGACCTCGAGGCGCTCGCCGCCGCAGCGCCCGACCTGATCGTCACGACGATCTACCCCGCCGACTCGTCGGGGGAGATCGCCGAGGACGCCGCGGGCTACGGCTTCAACGACCTGGCGCAGCAGGAGCAGGTCGCCGAGATCGCGCCGATCGTCACCATCGCCTATCGGGGTTCGGCCGCCGACGTCATCGAGCGGGTGGTCGACCTGGCCGCCTCGCTCGGGGTCGACACCGAGGACGGCGAGGTCGCCGAGGCCCGGGCGGACTTCGAGGCGGCGTCCGAGGAGCTGGCCGCGGCCGCCGAGAGCGGCGTCAGCGTGCTGCCGGTGTTCGCCACCCAGGCCGACGGCTGGTGGATGGCCAAGGCCGCCGACGACCCGCAGCTGAAGCTGTACCAGGACCTCGGCGTGACCTTCGTCGACCCGGGCGGTGACGGCTACTTCTGGCACTCCGTCGGCTGGGAGGAGGTCCCGAACCACCCGAGCGACGTCCTGCTCTACTCGCTGCGGTTCAGCATGACGCCGGAGGAGATCGCCGCCCAGCCGACGGCCGCGCTGCTCCCGGCCGTGGAAGCCGGCCAGCTGTACCCCTGGAAGTACATCGGGCCCGACTACGTCGCCCAGGCGGCCTACATGGAGGAGCTGGCCGGCTACCTCGGCGAAGCCCAGAAGGTCAGCTGA
- a CDS encoding ABC transporter ATP-binding protein, whose product MTQLLKRPTGPVRLAAERISLAYDERTVVRDLDLQLTEGSFTAIVGPNGCGKSTLLRALGRLLRPTSGQVLLDGRAIARTPTREVARVLGLLPQSPIAPEGLTVADLVARGRHPHQTWLRQWSRDDESVVAEALAWTDMAELSERPVDELSGGQRQRAWISMALAQGTDLLLLDEPTTYLDLSHQIDVLELVGRLHAERGRTVVVVLHDLNLAARYAQRLVAMKEGALVASGTPDEVLTERLLADVFDLEARVLADPVTGTPMVVPVRRLR is encoded by the coding sequence ATGACCCAACTGCTCAAGCGCCCGACGGGACCGGTCCGTCTCGCCGCCGAGAGGATCAGCCTCGCCTACGACGAGCGCACCGTCGTCCGCGACCTCGACCTGCAGCTGACCGAGGGCTCGTTCACCGCCATCGTCGGGCCGAACGGCTGCGGCAAGTCCACGCTGCTGCGGGCGCTGGGCCGGCTGCTGCGGCCGACCAGCGGCCAGGTGCTGTTGGACGGGCGGGCCATCGCCCGCACCCCCACCCGCGAGGTCGCCCGCGTCCTCGGGCTGCTGCCGCAGTCCCCGATCGCCCCCGAGGGTCTCACGGTCGCCGACCTGGTCGCCCGCGGCCGGCATCCCCACCAGACCTGGCTGCGCCAGTGGTCCCGGGACGACGAATCGGTGGTCGCCGAGGCGCTGGCGTGGACCGACATGGCCGAGCTCTCCGAGCGCCCCGTCGACGAGCTCTCGGGTGGCCAGCGCCAGCGGGCCTGGATCTCCATGGCGCTCGCCCAGGGCACCGACCTGCTGCTGCTCGACGAGCCGACGACCTACCTCGACCTCTCGCACCAGATCGACGTCCTGGAGCTGGTCGGCCGGCTGCACGCCGAGCGCGGCCGCACCGTCGTCGTGGTGCTGCACGACCTCAACCTGGCCGCCCGCTACGCGCAGCGACTGGTGGCCATGAAGGAGGGCGCCCTCGTCGCGTCCGGGACGCCCGACGAGGTGCTCACCGAACGCCTGCTGGCCGACGTCTTCGACCTGGAGGCGCGGGTGCTCGCCGACCCGGTCACCGGCACCCCGATGGTGGTGCCGGTCCGCCGGTTGCGCTGA
- a CDS encoding FecCD family ABC transporter permease — MGIPLAALLGALGTGLLLFLLTWRAGIDGYRLVLVGIALWSIGTALTDWLLTNAEIHDAASAYVWITGSLNARTWDHAAPLAIALAVLLPVALALSRVLAVLQFGDDTARGLGVRLQPAQAATVLVAVGCIAFAVSAAGPVTFVALVVPQIAVRLTGGPRPPLLASGLLGAVLVVGADLVTRTVLPEALPVGILTAVIGAPYLLWLLVRGRRGSTV; from the coding sequence CTGGGCATCCCGCTCGCGGCGCTGCTCGGCGCCCTGGGCACCGGACTGCTGCTGTTCCTGCTCACGTGGCGGGCCGGCATCGACGGCTACCGGCTGGTGCTCGTCGGCATCGCGCTGTGGTCCATCGGCACCGCGCTCACCGACTGGCTGCTCACCAACGCGGAGATCCACGACGCCGCGTCGGCCTACGTCTGGATCACCGGCTCGCTCAACGCGCGGACCTGGGACCACGCCGCGCCCCTGGCCATCGCGCTGGCGGTGCTGCTGCCAGTGGCACTGGCGCTGAGCCGGGTGCTGGCCGTCCTGCAGTTCGGCGACGACACCGCCCGCGGGCTGGGCGTCCGGCTGCAGCCGGCGCAGGCGGCCACCGTGCTGGTCGCCGTGGGCTGCATCGCCTTCGCCGTCTCCGCTGCCGGACCGGTCACCTTCGTCGCGCTGGTCGTGCCGCAGATCGCCGTCCGGCTCACCGGGGGCCCGCGGCCCCCGCTGCTCGCCTCCGGCCTGCTCGGCGCCGTCCTCGTCGTCGGCGCGGATTTGGTCACGCGCACCGTCCTGCCCGAGGCGCTGCCGGTCGGCATCCTGACCGCCGTCATCGGCGCGCCCTACCTGCTCTGGCTCCTGGTCCGCGGAAGGCGGGGATCGACCGTATGA
- a CDS encoding FecCD family ABC transporter permease translates to MTATDVRGPATLTGRGGGAGTRRLGVLLLLLALVAVACLASIAVGTRSIGLGEVWRALLEGDPASEEAVIVRQLRVPRTALGLLVGLALGVSGALMQGHTRNPLGDPGLLGVTAGASLAVVLSIALLGITTPAGYVWFAFLGALAGTVLVYAIGSAGRGGATPVTLALAGAALSALMYALVRAVLVSDQQTLDSFRFWVVGSLAGRNDDVAWQVAPFVAVGLVLALANSPALNLLGLGEDVARGLGQRIWLARLVGLTAITLLCGAATAACGPIAFVGLVVPHAVRALTGPDHRWLVPCSALGGAALLLTADVLGRVVARPAELQVGIVLALVGAPFFIALVRRRKTVAL, encoded by the coding sequence GTGACCGCCACCGATGTGCGCGGTCCGGCGACCCTTACCGGGCGGGGCGGCGGGGCCGGCACCCGCCGACTCGGCGTGCTGCTGCTCCTCCTCGCCCTGGTGGCCGTCGCCTGCCTGGCCAGCATCGCCGTCGGCACCCGGTCCATCGGGCTCGGCGAGGTCTGGCGCGCCCTGCTGGAGGGCGATCCGGCGAGCGAGGAGGCCGTCATCGTGCGGCAGCTCCGGGTGCCGCGCACGGCGCTCGGTCTGCTCGTCGGTCTGGCCCTCGGCGTCTCCGGCGCGCTCATGCAGGGCCACACCCGCAACCCGCTCGGCGACCCGGGCCTGCTCGGCGTCACCGCGGGCGCCAGCCTCGCCGTCGTCCTCTCCATCGCCCTGCTCGGCATCACCACGCCGGCCGGCTACGTCTGGTTCGCCTTCCTCGGGGCGCTGGCCGGCACCGTGCTCGTCTACGCCATCGGCTCGGCCGGCCGCGGTGGGGCCACGCCGGTCACCCTCGCGCTGGCCGGGGCGGCGCTGTCGGCGCTGATGTACGCCCTGGTCCGGGCGGTGCTCGTCAGCGACCAGCAGACGCTGGACTCCTTCCGGTTCTGGGTCGTCGGCTCGCTCGCCGGCCGCAACGACGACGTCGCGTGGCAGGTCGCACCGTTCGTCGCAGTGGGTCTCGTCCTCGCCCTGGCCAACTCCCCCGCCCTGAACCTGCTCGGCCTCGGCGAGGACGTCGCCCGCGGGCTCGGCCAGCGGATCTGGCTGGCCCGGCTGGTCGGCCTCACGGCGATCACGCTCCTGTGCGGCGCCGCCACAGCCGCGTGCGGGCCGATCGCCTTCGTCGGCCTCGTCGTCCCGCATGCCGTGCGCGCGCTCACCGGGCCGGACCACCGCTGGCTCGTCCCCTGCTCCGCCCTGGGCGGCGCCGCCCTGCTGCTCACCGCCGACGTGCTCGGGCGGGTCGTCGCCCGGCCCGCCGAACTGCAGGTCGGCATCGTGCTCGCGCTGGTCGGTGCGCCGTTCTTCATCGCACTGGTCCGCCGCCGGAAGACGGTCGCGCTGTGA
- a CDS encoding glutathione peroxidase, producing the protein MSDLLDVPVTTLQGAPTTVRELTGGSAALVVNVASRCGLTPQYGALEALHEEYAPRGFTVLGVPCNQFLGQEPGTAEEIAEFCSATYGVTFPMTGKLEVNGPGAHPLYQRLTAAPDAEGKAGDVQWNFEKFLVSPSGEVVGRFRPRTLPDAPEIRTAIESLLRPE; encoded by the coding sequence ATGAGCGATCTCCTCGACGTCCCCGTCACCACGCTGCAGGGCGCGCCGACGACCGTGCGCGAGCTGACCGGCGGCTCGGCCGCGCTGGTGGTGAACGTGGCCAGCCGGTGCGGTTTGACGCCCCAGTACGGCGCGCTCGAGGCGCTGCACGAGGAGTACGCACCGCGCGGCTTCACGGTCCTGGGCGTGCCGTGCAACCAGTTCCTGGGCCAGGAGCCGGGAACGGCCGAGGAGATCGCCGAGTTCTGCTCCGCGACCTACGGCGTCACCTTCCCCATGACGGGGAAGCTCGAGGTGAACGGGCCGGGCGCCCACCCGCTGTACCAGCGGCTCACCGCCGCCCCCGATGCCGAGGGCAAGGCCGGCGACGTGCAGTGGAACTTCGAGAAATTCCTGGTGAGCCCGTCCGGCGAGGTCGTCGGCCGGTTCCGCCCCCGGACGCTGCCGGACGCGCCGGAGATCCGCACGGCGATCGAATCCCTGCTCCGACCGGAGTAG
- a CDS encoding mycothiol-dependent nitroreductase Rv2466c family protein yields the protein MTDALAESGLPAELAGALDDRSWDQVVRAETDEALAATGKDVGTPILHFAPPDGPAFFGPVISRLPDPAEALELWDHVVALARFPGFAELKRSLRERPQLASAGVAPGEVGIQEDWHGGSRRLKR from the coding sequence GTGACGGATGCGCTCGCGGAGTCCGGGCTGCCGGCAGAGCTCGCCGGCGCGCTGGACGACCGGTCGTGGGACCAGGTGGTCCGCGCCGAGACCGACGAGGCGCTGGCGGCGACCGGCAAGGACGTGGGGACACCGATCCTGCACTTCGCCCCGCCGGACGGGCCGGCCTTCTTCGGCCCGGTGATCAGCCGGCTGCCCGATCCCGCCGAAGCGCTCGAGCTGTGGGACCACGTCGTCGCCCTCGCCCGCTTCCCCGGCTTCGCCGAGCTCAAGCGCAGCCTGCGGGAGCGGCCGCAGCTGGCGTCGGCGGGCGTGGCACCGGGCGAGGTCGGCATCCAGGAGGACTGGCACGGCGGCAGCCGGCGGCTGAAGCGCTGA
- a CDS encoding mycothiol-dependent nitroreductase Rv2466c family protein, with protein sequence MADLRFYFDPVCPFAWLTSQWVRTVAAQRSYRVEWRLVSLRLLNAHVDYAAQFPPDYEAGHTAGLHLLRVAARARDEHGPGAVGPLYQALGSRLHEHEEPAGPTASASW encoded by the coding sequence GTGGCCGACTTGCGCTTCTACTTCGATCCCGTCTGCCCGTTCGCGTGGCTCACGTCGCAATGGGTGCGCACGGTCGCCGCCCAGCGGTCCTACCGCGTGGAGTGGCGCCTGGTCTCCCTCCGGCTGCTCAACGCGCATGTGGACTACGCGGCGCAGTTCCCGCCGGACTACGAGGCCGGCCACACCGCCGGCCTGCACCTGCTGCGCGTGGCCGCCCGGGCCCGGGACGAGCACGGCCCCGGCGCCGTCGGTCCCCTGTACCAGGCGCTGGGCAGCCGCCTCCACGAGCACGAGGAGCCTGCCGGCCCCACGGCGTCCGCGAGCTGGTGA
- a CDS encoding DUF2237 family protein, with protein sequence MQPEPERNVLGGPLEPCGTEPLTGFYRDGCCSTGPEDLGSHTVCAVVSTEFLQMQRRLGNDLTTPRPEYGFPGLRPGDRWCVVAVRWLQAYQAGAAAGVVLASTNQAALEIVPIEALRQHAVDVPDDIGDLG encoded by the coding sequence GTGCAGCCCGAACCCGAACGCAACGTGCTGGGCGGCCCGCTCGAGCCGTGCGGGACCGAGCCCCTCACCGGCTTCTACCGGGACGGCTGCTGCAGCACCGGCCCGGAGGACCTCGGGTCGCACACCGTCTGCGCCGTGGTCTCCACCGAGTTCCTGCAGATGCAGCGCCGACTGGGCAACGACCTCACGACCCCGCGGCCCGAGTACGGATTCCCGGGCCTGCGGCCCGGCGACCGGTGGTGCGTGGTGGCCGTCCGGTGGCTGCAGGCCTACCAGGCCGGTGCCGCGGCGGGCGTCGTCCTCGCCTCGACGAACCAGGCAGCGCTGGAGATCGTGCCGATCGAGGCGCTGCGTCAGCACGCCGTCGACGTGCCCGACGACATCGGCGACCTGGGCTGA
- a CDS encoding acetoacetate--CoA ligase yields MSEPELWRPTAESMHATRIAAFARWVAERRGREFGEPADYDRLWRWSVEHLDQFWGDLAEWTGVLPGVPDDRVLTSREMPGAVWFPGTTVNYAEQALRHASDHPALVVATEDAAPVEVSWAALRAQVGAFAATLRRLGVQPGDRVAGYLPNVPEAVVAFLGAASIGAVWSSCAPDFGTRAVLDRFAQIEPTVLVAVDGYRFGGKNHDRRDVVAQLREAMPSVRTTVAVPRLFPDELPDGALPWAEAVADEQEPEFAAPPFDHPLWIVYSSGTTGLPKGIVHGHGGVVLEQRKQIELHLDVGVGDRLFWYASTAWIMWNISTSALLTGATVLVYDGAPNHPSLDAQFALAERTGITYLGTSAGYLTACEKAGLRPGENYDLSAVRGIGSTGSPLPAAAFRWVYEAVKSDVLLGSLSGGTDVATGFIGSSPLLPVVAGELQRPMLAVAAASWNEDGEPVVGELGELVVTEPMPSMPLYFWNDPGNARYREAYFEPWPGVWRHGDWLEVTERGTCLITGRSDSTLNRGGVRMGTADIYAVVESVPEVVDCVVLGVEQRDGGYWMPLFVQLAPGAELTEELVGRLESAIREQASPRHVPDEIIAVPGVPHTRTGKRLEVPLKRLFQGADPARAVNRGAVDDAALLDHYVALARERTSS; encoded by the coding sequence GTGAGCGAGCCCGAACTCTGGCGCCCCACCGCGGAGAGCATGCACGCCACCCGCATCGCCGCCTTCGCCCGGTGGGTGGCCGAGCGGCGCGGTCGGGAGTTCGGGGAGCCGGCCGACTACGACCGTCTCTGGCGATGGTCGGTGGAGCACCTGGACCAGTTCTGGGGCGACCTCGCCGAGTGGACCGGCGTCCTCCCCGGCGTCCCCGACGACCGGGTGCTGACCTCCCGGGAGATGCCCGGCGCCGTCTGGTTCCCGGGGACGACGGTCAACTACGCCGAGCAGGCGCTGCGCCACGCCTCCGACCACCCGGCGCTGGTGGTCGCGACCGAGGACGCCGCGCCCGTCGAGGTCTCCTGGGCCGCGCTGCGCGCGCAGGTCGGGGCCTTCGCCGCCACCCTGCGCCGGCTCGGCGTGCAGCCGGGGGACCGGGTGGCCGGCTACCTCCCGAACGTGCCCGAAGCCGTGGTCGCCTTCCTCGGCGCGGCGTCGATCGGCGCGGTCTGGTCCTCGTGCGCGCCCGACTTCGGCACCCGTGCCGTGCTCGACCGGTTCGCCCAGATCGAGCCGACGGTGCTGGTCGCGGTCGACGGCTACCGGTTCGGCGGGAAGAACCACGACCGCCGGGACGTCGTCGCGCAGCTGCGGGAGGCGATGCCCAGCGTGCGGACGACGGTCGCCGTGCCGCGGCTCTTCCCGGACGAGCTGCCGGACGGCGCACTGCCGTGGGCCGAGGCGGTCGCCGACGAGCAGGAGCCGGAGTTCGCCGCGCCGCCCTTCGACCACCCGCTGTGGATCGTCTACTCGTCGGGCACGACCGGTCTGCCCAAGGGGATCGTGCACGGGCACGGTGGCGTCGTCCTCGAGCAGCGCAAGCAGATCGAGCTGCACCTGGACGTCGGCGTCGGCGACCGGCTGTTCTGGTACGCCTCGACCGCCTGGATCATGTGGAACATCTCGACGTCGGCGCTGCTCACCGGCGCGACGGTGCTGGTCTACGACGGCGCGCCCAACCACCCCTCGCTCGACGCGCAGTTCGCCCTCGCCGAGCGGACCGGCATCACCTACCTCGGCACCAGCGCCGGCTACCTGACCGCCTGCGAGAAGGCGGGGCTGCGGCCGGGGGAGAACTACGACCTGTCGGCGGTCCGGGGCATCGGCTCCACCGGGTCACCCCTGCCCGCGGCGGCCTTCCGCTGGGTCTACGAGGCGGTCAAGTCCGACGTCCTGCTCGGGTCGCTGTCGGGCGGCACCGACGTCGCGACCGGCTTCATCGGCTCGAGCCCGTTGCTGCCCGTCGTGGCGGGCGAGCTGCAGCGGCCGATGCTCGCCGTCGCGGCGGCCTCCTGGAACGAGGACGGCGAACCCGTCGTCGGCGAGCTCGGCGAGCTCGTGGTGACCGAGCCGATGCCCTCCATGCCGCTGTACTTCTGGAACGACCCGGGGAACGCTCGCTACCGCGAGGCGTACTTCGAGCCGTGGCCCGGCGTGTGGCGGCACGGGGACTGGCTGGAGGTCACCGAGCGCGGCACCTGCCTGATCACCGGCCGGTCGGACTCGACGCTCAACCGCGGCGGCGTGCGCATGGGCACCGCCGACATCTACGCCGTGGTGGAGTCGGTCCCGGAGGTCGTCGACTGCGTCGTCCTCGGGGTGGAACAGCGCGACGGTGGCTACTGGATGCCCCTGTTCGTGCAGCTGGCGCCGGGGGCGGAGCTGACCGAGGAGCTGGTGGGGCGGCTGGAGTCCGCGATCCGCGAGCAGGCGTCACCCCGGCACGTGCCCGACGAGATCATCGCCGTCCCCGGGGTGCCGCACACGCGCACCGGGAAGCGGCTGGAGGTGCCGCTCAAGCGGCTGTTCCAGGGGGCCGACCCAGCGAGGGCGGTCAACCGCGGCGCGGTGGACGACGCGGCGTTGCTGGACCACTACGTGGCGCTGGCGAGGGAGCGCACCAGCTCCTGA